In Oryzias latipes chromosome 10, ASM223467v1, the genomic window GTCAGTGCCTCCCGccctgagcctcctccatgtcaCTGAGATGCGAGGATTCCCCATCGCTGCTATTGGAAGAAAGTCCTGAAACATCTGGCCCAAAGTCCGCCGTTGGTCCGAGGATGAGGAGCTGGTTAAAAGGAGCGGATGGGTCTCCCTCCTCTCCTGCTGGCCTTATGGAGCGCGAAAAGCTCCTCCTGGAGGTCTTCTCCGCCGCGCCTGAGCGCGGACTCATGCACTCTTCGTGCACCACGCCGGACAgcagctcagacagctccgTGATGTAAATCTGGGCCATCTGCAGGGTGTCATACTTGGACAACTTTTTCTCGTTTTCCAGCGATGGAATGACGCTCCTCAGCTCGTCGAAGGCTTTATTCAGGCCGtgcatcctcctcctctcccgcgCGTTTGCCGCGACGCGCCTGTGTCTCTGAGGACCGAAGCTGCTGGTCTTGGCTGCATCAT contains:
- the LOC101175327 gene encoding neurogenin-2 — protein: MLYKLLAQSQRRHRAGHQPKGFCATLVCTAHPQAVGVMAAKAELSSWPEYSEDFSLLQQRNLAVIHSKTWISSNSLRAFSRRDAAAESTLKAAPVTKLLQCASTPSVTESSPDNDAAKTSSFGPQRHRRVAANARERRRMHGLNKAFDELRSVIPSLENEKKLSKYDTLQMAQIYITELSELLSGVVHEECMSPRSGAAEKTSRRSFSRSIRPAGEEGDPSAPFNQLLILGPTADFGPDVSGLSSNSSDGESSHLSDMEEAQGGRH